Part of the Phycisphaerales bacterium genome, GGCGCGTCACAACCACGATCTAACTAAGCACTTTCCCTAGTTAACCAACCGACAGGACTGTATAAGTGGTTTCGTCCGTGGCGTTTAGATCGGATTCGGCTTCCGACAGGGCACACCCCACCGCTTGACGGAGGGTTTTTTGCGGATTTTTCGGGTACCCCTTGCCATCGTCGAAGCACAGGAGACCCGATGGCACTGGACGCCGACCGAACGCTCCCCGCGTTGTTGAACTCGAAGCAGGTTACCGACCACTACGGCATCCCGCCCCGCACGCTTGCACGTCTGGTGTCGAGCAACGCGATCCCTTCGACCACGGTCGGGCGGTCGCGTCTGTTTCCGCGTGCGGCGCTGGAATTGTGGGTTGCCCACGGATGCCCAGACGAACCCGGCGATGGCGGACGCATCTTGCACGTGCTGCGCAAGGCGGTGACGGCATGAGCGAGCCGCACCTGTGGGAATGGGGACCACCGAATCCCCAGAATGACGCGACCCCGGCGGCAACCGGGGCACACGTCCACGAATCAGAAAGGCGAACTAATTCTACGCAATCCATCCCAGCGCCGGCTCACCACGCGGCTCCGAGCGGCACGACTGAAGTGGCGGCGCGACGCATCGCGGGCGCTGCTGGAAACCTGCGACAACGCATCCACGCGGCCATCGTCGCAGCCGGCGCGCACGGACTGACCGACGACGAAGGCGAAGCGCTGCTGTGGATCAAGCCGCAGACGTACACGCCCCGGCGCGGTGAACTTGTGCGGCTGGGGTTGGTGGTGGACAGTGGCGAGCGCCGGCACACGTCGAGCGGCCGACCTGCTGCCGTCTGGATCGACGCCAGACTGGCCCGTAGCGCCCCGAGGATGGCCCCTGCGGCGTCGCGTGCTACGGCGGGTTCAGAGAGGGGGCAAGCATGAGCGAGCCCGTCCAGCACGTTCTGGCCGCCCTACGCGGCCACGGGCACGAACCCCGCCAGTCTGGCGGTGGTTGGTCTTGCCGATGCCCTGCCCACGACGACACCAATCCCTCGCTGTCGATCCGCGCCGGCGACGAAGGGCGGGCACTGGTGTATTGCCACGCGGGCTGTAGCGTCGAGGCGGTGTGCGATGCCATCGGGCTGCGGCCCGCCGACCTGTTCGCGTCTACCAGCGATGGACCCACCGGACGGACAGCCACGAAGTGCCGGCAGGAATCGACCACGAAGCCCCGGACGTTCACGACGGCGGATGATGCGGTGCGCGAGCTGGAACGCCGGCACGGCCGACGCTCGGCGACCTGGACGTACACGGACGCAGCGGGTGAGCCCGTGGGATTGGTGGTACGGTGGAATACGGACACGGACAAGATCGTGCGGCCGGTTGCGCGTGGCGACGATGGACGCTGGCGCATCGGTGGGATGTCGGACCCCCGACCCCTGTACGCCCTGCCCGACCTGCTGGCCGCGCCGCTGTCGGATCGGGTGTGGGTGTGCGAGGGCGAGAAGGCGGCGGATGATGCGCGAGCGGTAGGACTGACGGCGACGACAAGCCCGCACGGGTCACAGTCGGCAAGCAAGGCGGATTGGTCCCCGATGGCCGGGCATGACGTAGTGATCCTGCCCGACCGCGACAAAGCCGGCGAGGGGTACGCCGACGACGTGGCGGGACTTGTGACGGCTGCGGGTGCGAAGTCGGTGCGGGTGGTTCGGTTGGCGGACTTGTGGGCAGGGATGCCCGAAGGCGGTGATATGGTGGACCTGTTGGACCATCGCGGCGGTGACGGTGAAACCGTGCGGGCGGAAGTCGAGGCGTTGGCGGATGCGGCCGAACCTGTTGCGGATTCGTTTCAGCCGCTTAGGGTGCGAGGCGATCGAAACGAATTGCGATTCGTTTCCGTGGCGGACATTGGCCCCTCTGAGCCCACCGATTGGCTGTGGCCGGGGTACATCGCCCGAGGGAGCGTGACGCTGCTGACCGGCCGATGGAAGGGCGGCAAGACCACGCTGCTAGGCCACCTGCTGCGCGACCTGTACCGGGGCGAGGGGTTGGTAGACTCGCCCATCGACGGCCCCACGCTGATCGTGAGCGAGGAACCGCTGTCACTGTGGAGACGACGACGCGACGCCCTACCCCTTCCTGCCGACGTGCGCATCGCCCAGCGTGAGAGTTTCGCCAAGCCCAGCCGGCAACAGTGGCAAGCGTGGATCGAATCGCTAGCCGAGACCATCCGACGCGATGGCGTGGCACTGGTAGTGTTCGACACGCTGGCGGGGCTGTGGCCCGTGGACAACGAGAACGATGCGGCGCAGGTACAGGAAGCGCTCGCCCTGCTACGCGACCTGACGCAAGCCGGCGCTGCGGTGCTGCTGTGCCACCATCCCCGCAAGGGCGAGGGCGAGAACTTCCAAGCGAGCCGGGGAAGCGGAGCGCTGCCGGGGTTCGCCGACATTCTGGTGGAGCTACAGCCCTACCAGAGAGACGACGCCAGCGACCGCCGGCGCAAGCTGGTGGCGACCGGACGCTACGAAGGCATCCCCGCAGAAGTGGTGATCGAGTTGACCGACGACGGGTACATCATGCTGGGCGAGCCCACGGGCGTGCGTGCTGCCGAAGTTGCCGACACCATCGCCGAACTGCTGCCGGCAGACGGGAAGGGCATGACCCCCGCCGACGTGGCGGAGGCGTGGCCGACTGACTGGAAGCCGGGCATAACCAAACTGCGCGGTGTGCTGAGGGCCGGACACAAGACTGGCCGCTGGGTAGAAAGCGGCGAGGGAGCGAAGGGCTCGCCCTACACCTACACGCGGCCCCCGAACTCGTTTCAATCGCCAGAGACCCATAGCGGCTGAAACGAATCCGAGCCGTAGGGGCGGCTAAGAGAAGATGCCCCACAACACCCACGCGACAGTTGCGATGCCGATGGCGATGACTACGAGAAAGAACACCCAGCGACCCAGGCGGCCGAACTCTTGTTCATCGTCGCGCCGCTTGAGCGCGCGGTACACGGCTTCCTCTTGTT contains:
- a CDS encoding helix-turn-helix domain-containing protein; this translates as MALDADRTLPALLNSKQVTDHYGIPPRTLARLVSSNAIPSTTVGRSRLFPRAALELWVAHGCPDEPGDGGRILHVLRKAVTA
- a CDS encoding AAA family ATPase; protein product: MSEPVQHVLAALRGHGHEPRQSGGGWSCRCPAHDDTNPSLSIRAGDEGRALVYCHAGCSVEAVCDAIGLRPADLFASTSDGPTGRTATKCRQESTTKPRTFTTADDAVRELERRHGRRSATWTYTDAAGEPVGLVVRWNTDTDKIVRPVARGDDGRWRIGGMSDPRPLYALPDLLAAPLSDRVWVCEGEKAADDARAVGLTATTSPHGSQSASKADWSPMAGHDVVILPDRDKAGEGYADDVAGLVTAAGAKSVRVVRLADLWAGMPEGGDMVDLLDHRGGDGETVRAEVEALADAAEPVADSFQPLRVRGDRNELRFVSVADIGPSEPTDWLWPGYIARGSVTLLTGRWKGGKTTLLGHLLRDLYRGEGLVDSPIDGPTLIVSEEPLSLWRRRRDALPLPADVRIAQRESFAKPSRQQWQAWIESLAETIRRDGVALVVFDTLAGLWPVDNENDAAQVQEALALLRDLTQAGAAVLLCHHPRKGEGENFQASRGSGALPGFADILVELQPYQRDDASDRRRKLVATGRYEGIPAEVVIELTDDGYIMLGEPTGVRAAEVADTIAELLPADGKGMTPADVAEAWPTDWKPGITKLRGVLRAGHKTGRWVESGEGAKGSPYTYTRPPNSFQSPETHSG